The following coding sequences are from one Leptospira mayottensis 200901116 window:
- a CDS encoding vitamin B12-dependent ribonucleotide reductase, producing the protein MKINRHFTVPRNGESPTIRWVKRNSKITNPDGSRVFEANDILVPEDWSQVAVDILAQKYFRRKGVPKYLKKVQEDGIPEWLQKSVPDTEKLESLKPEDRFGGETSALQVFHRLAGCWTYWGYKYKYFSDEESAKVFYDEIVFMLGTQMAAPNSPQWFNTGLNWAYGIDGKSQGHYYVDPVTGKLVKSTSAYEHPQPHACFIQSVDDDLVNDGGIMDLWVREARLFKYGSGTGTNFSHLRGENEPLSGGGKSSGLMSFLKIGDRAAGAIKSGGTTRRAAKMVCLDVDHPDIESFIDWKVTEEKKVASLVTGSILNNRHLNAIMSACYEMEGGDRFDPKKNSSLKKNILEAKKVLIPDNYIKRVIDLAKQGYKEILFEELTTDWQSDAYNTVSGQNSNNSVRLANEFMTAVEQDQPWNLYFRTEKEKAKLEGRKAKPSQTLRARELWEKISYAAWASADPGTQYHTTINEWHTCPEDGSINASNPCSEYMFLDNTACNLASANLQKFVNLETLNFDVEGFRYLCRLWTIILEISVTMAQFPSKEIAELSFKFRTLGLGYANLGSVLMILGIPYDSQEAMAITGAISSIMHMTAYATSAEMAKEQGPFTGYAKNKKHMLRVIRNHRRAAYNAPSGDYENLTITPVGINPAFCPSYLLKAAQEDADLALELGEKHGFRNAQVTVIAPTGTIGLVMDCDTTGIEPDFALVKFKKLAGGGYFKIINQSVPYGLKKLGYSTSEIEAIVNYCKGHATLNGAPVINTQTLKEKGFTNEILEKVEASLPLAFDINFAFNKFNLGENFLIKNLGIGKEVFNAPGFSVLEHLGFTKEEINKANDYVCGTMTVENAPFLKEKDYPVFDCANKCGKYGKRFLSYESHIHIMAAAQPFISGAISKTINLPEDATIEDIKNAYFLSWKMMIKANALYRDGSKLSQPLNSVLELLNGIEVDDQDEIREAMISKDPVQIAEKVITKYISHRRKLPSRRAGYTQKAIVGGHKVYLRTGEYEDGQIGEIFIDMHKEGAAFRSLMNAFAISVSLGLQHGVPLEEYVDAFTFFKFEPNGIVSGNKHIKMSTSVIDYIFRELAITYLGRYDLGQVAPEDLRGDEIGSKRATAESSTQEAINFTTITTEPVPKKEVETISYSQMISKERSTTSLALLEEIKLAKIKGYTGDSCSECGSFEMVRNGSCLKCMSCGATTGCS; encoded by the coding sequence ATGAAGATAAACCGGCATTTTACCGTCCCTCGAAATGGAGAATCCCCTACAATTCGGTGGGTAAAACGAAATTCAAAAATTACCAATCCAGATGGATCCAGAGTTTTCGAAGCAAATGATATTCTCGTTCCGGAAGATTGGTCCCAAGTTGCCGTTGATATTTTGGCACAGAAGTATTTTCGAAGAAAAGGTGTTCCAAAATATCTAAAAAAAGTACAGGAAGATGGAATTCCGGAGTGGTTGCAAAAATCGGTTCCAGATACGGAAAAATTAGAATCTCTAAAACCGGAAGATCGTTTTGGCGGAGAAACCAGTGCACTTCAAGTCTTTCACAGACTTGCAGGTTGTTGGACATATTGGGGATACAAATATAAATATTTCTCCGATGAAGAAAGTGCTAAAGTTTTTTATGATGAAATCGTTTTTATGCTTGGGACTCAGATGGCGGCTCCAAATTCTCCACAATGGTTCAATACCGGTTTAAACTGGGCATATGGAATCGACGGAAAATCTCAAGGTCATTATTATGTGGATCCAGTCACCGGCAAACTTGTAAAGTCGACTTCCGCATACGAACATCCTCAGCCTCACGCTTGTTTTATACAAAGTGTGGATGACGATCTCGTTAATGACGGCGGGATCATGGATCTTTGGGTAAGGGAAGCACGTCTGTTTAAATATGGTTCCGGGACGGGAACCAATTTCTCTCATTTAAGAGGAGAAAACGAACCTCTTTCCGGGGGTGGAAAAAGTTCCGGTCTGATGAGTTTCTTAAAGATCGGTGACCGTGCAGCTGGTGCGATCAAATCCGGTGGAACAACTCGTCGTGCCGCAAAGATGGTTTGTCTTGATGTGGATCACCCTGATATTGAAAGTTTCATTGATTGGAAAGTGACCGAAGAAAAGAAAGTGGCTTCCCTCGTAACTGGCTCTATACTGAACAATCGTCATCTTAACGCAATCATGTCCGCTTGTTACGAGATGGAAGGAGGAGATCGTTTCGATCCGAAAAAAAATTCCTCCTTAAAAAAAAACATCCTCGAAGCAAAGAAGGTTCTCATTCCCGATAATTACATCAAACGAGTAATCGACCTTGCCAAACAGGGATATAAGGAAATTCTTTTTGAGGAATTGACCACTGATTGGCAATCTGATGCTTACAACACGGTGTCCGGTCAGAATAGCAATAACTCCGTCCGTCTTGCGAACGAATTTATGACCGCGGTGGAACAAGACCAACCTTGGAATCTTTATTTTAGAACCGAAAAAGAAAAAGCAAAGTTAGAGGGACGCAAAGCGAAGCCTTCTCAAACCTTACGCGCCCGCGAACTCTGGGAAAAAATTTCTTATGCGGCTTGGGCAAGTGCAGACCCTGGAACCCAATATCATACCACCATCAATGAATGGCATACTTGTCCGGAAGACGGTTCAATCAACGCTTCAAATCCCTGTTCCGAATATATGTTCTTGGATAACACTGCCTGCAATCTCGCATCCGCAAATTTGCAAAAATTCGTAAACCTGGAAACTCTCAACTTTGATGTGGAAGGTTTTCGTTATCTTTGTAGACTCTGGACTATCATTCTTGAAATTTCAGTGACCATGGCACAGTTTCCTTCCAAGGAAATTGCGGAGCTTTCTTTTAAGTTTCGTACGTTAGGTCTTGGTTATGCGAATCTAGGTTCTGTTTTGATGATCCTAGGTATTCCTTACGACTCTCAAGAAGCGATGGCAATCACCGGCGCCATTTCTTCCATCATGCACATGACCGCTTATGCGACTTCTGCAGAGATGGCTAAAGAACAAGGTCCATTTACGGGCTATGCGAAAAATAAAAAACATATGCTTCGCGTAATTCGCAATCATAGGAGAGCCGCTTACAATGCTCCTTCTGGGGACTACGAAAATTTAACGATTACTCCCGTAGGAATCAATCCCGCGTTTTGCCCTTCTTACTTACTTAAAGCGGCACAAGAAGACGCAGACTTGGCACTAGAACTAGGCGAAAAACACGGATTTAGAAACGCACAAGTTACAGTAATTGCTCCTACTGGAACCATCGGACTCGTGATGGATTGCGATACCACGGGAATTGAACCTGATTTTGCCCTTGTGAAATTCAAAAAACTTGCAGGCGGTGGTTATTTCAAAATCATCAATCAATCCGTTCCTTACGGTTTGAAAAAATTAGGTTATTCTACTTCTGAAATTGAAGCGATCGTAAATTATTGCAAAGGTCATGCGACCTTGAACGGAGCTCCCGTAATCAATACGCAAACTTTAAAGGAAAAGGGTTTTACAAACGAAATTCTTGAGAAAGTGGAAGCCTCCCTTCCTCTTGCATTCGATATCAACTTTGCATTCAATAAGTTTAATTTGGGAGAAAACTTCCTAATCAAAAACCTGGGAATTGGGAAGGAAGTTTTCAATGCTCCAGGCTTTTCTGTTTTGGAACATCTAGGCTTTACTAAAGAGGAAATCAACAAAGCGAACGACTACGTCTGCGGAACAATGACGGTCGAAAACGCTCCGTTCTTAAAAGAAAAGGATTATCCCGTATTCGACTGTGCTAACAAATGCGGAAAATACGGAAAAAGATTTCTCTCCTACGAATCTCACATACACATCATGGCGGCGGCTCAACCTTTTATTAGCGGCGCAATTTCTAAAACGATTAACCTTCCAGAAGACGCAACCATAGAGGATATCAAAAACGCTTATTTTCTCTCTTGGAAAATGATGATCAAAGCGAATGCCCTCTATAGAGACGGATCCAAACTTTCTCAACCTCTCAATTCTGTATTAGAACTTTTGAATGGAATTGAAGTGGATGATCAAGACGAAATCAGGGAAGCTATGATTTCCAAAGATCCGGTTCAGATCGCTGAGAAAGTAATCACAAAATATATTTCTCATAGAAGAAAACTTCCGAGTCGTAGGGCGGGATATACTCAAAAAGCGATCGTAGGCGGACATAAGGTATATCTTAGAACGGGTGAATATGAAGACGGTCAAATCGGTGAGATTTTTATCGATATGCACAAGGAAGGAGCTGCGTTTAGAAGTTTGATGAACGCATTTGCGATTTCAGTTTCCTTGGGATTACAACACGGTGTTCCTTTGGAAGAATATGTGGATGCATTTACTTTCTTCAAATTTGAACCGAACGGTATTGTTTCCGGAAATAAACACATCAAGATGAGTACATCTGTAATTGATTATATCTTCAGGGAATTGGCAATTACTTATCTAGGAAGATACGATCTTGGACAAGTGGCTCCGGAAGATTTGAGAGGAGACGAAATCGGTTCCAAACGAGCTACCGCTGAATCAAGTACCCAGGAAGCTATCAATTTCACAACTATAACGACAGAACCCGTTCCGAAAAAAGAAGTGGAAACGATTTCCTATTCACAAATGATTTCTAAGGAAAGATCCACGACTTCTCTCGCTCTCTTAGAAGAAATCAAACTCGCCAAGATCAAAGGTTATACCGGCGACTCTTGCTCGGAATGTGGTTCTTTTGAAATGGTGCGTAACGGATCTTGTTTGAAATGTATGTCCTGCGGGGCTACTACCGGATGTTCTTAA
- a CDS encoding exodeoxyribonuclease VII small subunit: MAEARSKISFEDALVELEQIAEKLERQDFSLEESLKAYERGMELKKICRGILDSAEGKIEALTKDESKKTNKTGFRAESKTTSQTSSDSALEEDLF; encoded by the coding sequence ATGGCGGAAGCAAGATCAAAAATTTCATTCGAAGATGCTCTGGTTGAGCTCGAACAAATCGCGGAAAAATTGGAGCGTCAAGACTTCAGTCTGGAAGAATCCCTCAAGGCGTATGAAAGAGGGATGGAACTCAAAAAAATCTGCCGTGGAATTTTGGATTCTGCAGAAGGAAAGATAGAAGCCCTTACCAAAGACGAATCGAAAAAGACAAACAAAACCGGTTTTCGAGCAGAATCCAAAACGACATCCCAAACTTCCTCCGATTCTGCTTTAGAAGAAGATCTCTTTTAA
- the xseA gene encoding exodeoxyribonuclease VII large subunit, with protein sequence MEDSKPLTVSEVTRVLKNLITGSKDLKNIWVRGEISNYSKASSGHIYFSLKDSSSLMRCTFFNYSNKNYSGKPLSDGKEVQVYGTVTLYEAGGSYNLNVTRVEELGQGDILLQIEKLKQKLAAEGIFDPERKRRIPSFPKTLGIATSPSGAAIEDIIKIARSRFPGINILISPCFVQGEEAPDSIVAAIEELNHPSWGVDVIIAGRGGGSFEDLMAFNEEKVVRAYANSRVPIISAVGHQTDVLLSDFAADYSTPTPTAAAEYAVPKEEDVLQFLTQLAGRLKTSLLARISSSKDKLRLLSGKFIFKEPMQLLNQRNQRVDEIGIRLQKAVFNKVGLARVRLERYEDLTSRMRNIFFHKKQRAEFWTTKVEDLSPPATMKRGYSILRNQKGKIIRSPEETKPEEELQVLLSGGTIQVIRKGK encoded by the coding sequence TTGGAAGATTCCAAACCACTTACAGTTTCGGAAGTCACGAGAGTCCTTAAAAACCTAATCACAGGATCCAAAGATTTAAAGAATATCTGGGTTCGAGGAGAAATTTCCAATTATAGCAAAGCTAGTTCGGGGCATATTTATTTCTCCCTTAAAGATTCAAGTTCACTGATGCGATGCACTTTTTTCAACTACTCGAACAAGAATTATTCTGGAAAGCCTCTCTCCGATGGAAAGGAAGTTCAGGTCTATGGAACGGTTACACTCTACGAAGCCGGAGGTTCTTACAATCTCAATGTGACTCGAGTGGAAGAATTGGGACAAGGGGATATTCTACTTCAAATCGAAAAACTCAAACAGAAGCTCGCGGCCGAAGGGATCTTTGATCCGGAACGAAAAAGAAGAATCCCGTCTTTTCCGAAAACTCTCGGAATTGCAACTTCTCCCTCCGGCGCGGCAATAGAAGATATTATCAAAATTGCCCGTTCCCGTTTTCCGGGAATTAACATTCTCATCTCTCCTTGTTTCGTTCAAGGAGAGGAAGCCCCGGACTCGATCGTTGCCGCGATCGAAGAACTGAATCACCCCAGTTGGGGGGTTGACGTAATCATAGCAGGTAGAGGAGGAGGTAGTTTCGAAGACTTAATGGCGTTTAACGAAGAAAAGGTGGTTCGGGCTTATGCAAATTCCAGAGTTCCTATCATCTCCGCAGTGGGCCATCAAACCGACGTTTTATTAAGCGACTTTGCGGCGGACTATTCTACCCCGACCCCCACCGCGGCGGCAGAATATGCGGTTCCTAAAGAAGAAGATGTGCTTCAATTCTTAACCCAATTGGCAGGAAGGTTGAAAACCTCCCTGCTTGCAAGAATTTCATCCAGCAAAGATAAACTCAGACTTTTGTCCGGAAAGTTTATCTTTAAAGAACCAATGCAACTTCTCAATCAGAGAAACCAAAGAGTGGATGAAATCGGAATTCGTTTACAAAAGGCTGTATTCAACAAAGTGGGTCTGGCCCGAGTTCGATTGGAGCGATACGAAGATCTTACATCCAGGATGCGGAATATCTTTTTTCATAAAAAGCAAAGGGCAGAATTTTGGACTACGAAGGTGGAAGATCTTTCTCCACCAGCCACAATGAAACGTGGATATTCGATTCTTAGGAACCAAAAAGGAAAAATCATACGATCTCCGGAAGAAACAAAGCCGGAAGAAGAACTACAAGTTTTACTTTCAGGTGGAACGATACAAGTGATCAGAAAAGGAAAATAA
- a CDS encoding AI-2E family transporter has protein sequence MMEPIHINPEPGKYTFLIFFSVLFIFTIGIFFLVFRPYFYSSLMALILYLATRRPHKLLKEYLGEKFQWLVPWIMISLVSMIVLVPSYFVIRTLIGETLSILFKLRISLSEDKIIETLMNFAMLTDFITDNEFFWVKVPEIYGEFAENYVDILNLDSIYGILSNASSFILGNIELPTGILMNLFFALLVLFFLYQDGKKVERFILDNLPFSKQLEEQVGRKVTSAVQTVIRGNLIISILQGAAVYILLLIAGISSPFLYASLASFFSIIPVVGTSVVWLPIGLYILFLENNPMMAFFFMGNALFFYLALENFVKPRMLDKKLQAHPLLIFLSLIGGIKEFGIMGLVLGPVVVTLVVILWDFWKLYRKELILSKGHR, from the coding sequence ATCATGGAACCAATTCATATAAACCCCGAACCTGGAAAATATACGTTTCTCATCTTTTTTTCGGTCCTATTCATCTTTACGATTGGAATTTTCTTTTTGGTATTTAGACCCTATTTCTATTCCTCTTTGATGGCTCTGATTTTGTATCTCGCAACTCGAAGACCGCATAAATTATTAAAAGAATATCTAGGAGAGAAGTTTCAGTGGCTTGTTCCTTGGATTATGATTTCCCTCGTTTCTATGATCGTACTCGTTCCATCCTACTTCGTAATTCGTACGTTGATCGGAGAAACTCTTTCCATTCTTTTTAAACTGAGAATTTCGTTAAGCGAAGATAAAATTATCGAAACCCTGATGAACTTTGCAATGCTTACGGATTTTATCACGGACAACGAGTTCTTTTGGGTAAAAGTTCCCGAAATCTACGGAGAATTTGCGGAGAATTACGTGGATATTCTCAACTTGGACAGCATCTACGGAATTCTGAGTAACGCGTCTTCTTTTATTTTAGGAAACATAGAACTACCGACCGGAATTTTGATGAATCTATTCTTCGCACTTTTAGTATTATTTTTTCTTTATCAAGACGGAAAAAAAGTTGAACGATTCATTTTGGATAATCTTCCCTTTTCCAAACAGTTGGAAGAACAGGTTGGAAGAAAAGTAACTTCCGCGGTTCAAACTGTAATCCGAGGAAATCTTATTATATCGATCCTGCAAGGAGCGGCTGTTTATATTCTTCTTCTGATCGCGGGAATTTCGAGCCCGTTTCTATACGCAAGTTTAGCTTCATTCTTTTCCATCATTCCGGTTGTAGGAACTTCCGTGGTTTGGCTTCCAATCGGACTTTACATCCTCTTTTTGGAAAATAATCCGATGATGGCTTTCTTTTTTATGGGGAATGCTCTGTTCTTTTATCTCGCTTTGGAAAATTTCGTAAAACCAAGAATGCTCGATAAAAAATTGCAGGCACATCCACTTCTGATCTTTCTGTCGTTGATCGGAGGAATCAAAGAATTCGGAATCATGGGATTAGTGCTGGGTCCGGTCGTAGTCACGTTAGTTGTTATTCTTTGGGATTTTTGGAAATTATATCGTAAGGAATTAATCTTGAGCAAGGGACATCGGTAG
- a CDS encoding DedA family protein, with the protein MTFQETLIQILNRFSETNPIFLWFFFAFSNFVENVFPPWPGDTITVFGGFLVARNLDSFGWPELITSTLAGNLLGAWVMYRFGQIFLHWVKEKEFPFKNSLYDEKSIEKTLSWFQKNSVLVVLFSRFSAGIRFFVSIVAGIVKMNSILFFGCFGVAVILWCGSLIVSGFYLGSHWEYVLGFLEIYNRIVIALIVLIAILFYWHRKRKTVTMN; encoded by the coding sequence ATGACTTTTCAGGAAACTTTAATCCAAATTCTAAACCGTTTCTCCGAAACGAACCCGATTTTCCTCTGGTTCTTTTTTGCATTTTCCAATTTCGTAGAAAACGTTTTTCCTCCTTGGCCGGGAGATACGATCACTGTGTTCGGGGGATTTTTGGTCGCGAGAAATCTCGATTCATTCGGCTGGCCGGAATTGATTACAAGCACCTTAGCGGGAAATTTACTGGGGGCCTGGGTCATGTATCGTTTCGGACAAATCTTTCTACACTGGGTCAAGGAAAAAGAATTTCCGTTTAAGAATTCTCTTTACGATGAAAAATCCATTGAAAAAACCTTATCTTGGTTTCAGAAGAATTCCGTTTTAGTCGTTTTGTTTAGCCGGTTCTCAGCGGGAATCCGGTTTTTTGTTTCGATCGTCGCGGGAATAGTGAAGATGAATTCAATCCTTTTTTTCGGATGTTTTGGCGTGGCTGTTATTCTTTGGTGTGGAAGTTTAATCGTTTCCGGTTTTTATTTGGGCTCTCATTGGGAATACGTTTTGGGTTTTTTAGAAATTTATAATAGAATCGTCATTGCGTTGATTGTTCTCATTGCGATTTTGTTTTACTGGCATCGAAAACGAAAAACGGTTACAATGAACTGA
- a CDS encoding phosphatase domain-containing protein: protein MSERLESKTETARLVDKKRIAICGGTLGRENRYYVRGQIVDVGITEKMRDDSRWDLLNGLFEGQEYEITPFLDYGLEPVRKPVLVAEIWDESGNLLHQSPEIKGDDGGFFFHEFTKPLNPGKYTFQIHLRKLDSYRQFTKDIAYLNQKGKSEISGQSLIGKGKLRILPENFSGYVTTSDIDQTYLATDIHSNKGKLSTLFETPQQKLPLPGMPALYREIRMATNDSPLCFISASPHFFRRTLLTTIRNHSIVTESLHLKYLEGTIKGILEKFWDSVTHPAKFITDGILGSMERIRKFAGASFQSLFDQMSYKLTILLRDRLYLPTNAKEILIGDNTESDYLIFILYQYILCGKMQGKELEDYLYHLNFLGRDAITRDAARSIRELGEENRKIHGDLNSVFLVLINKTAHGPDEEEMHWNVQSALPAGIDPFKQKEIHPYVLTEGAPGFAVVLQDNGILDTSAVFRIVAEMTGEWMEGRVIDPPTLMEWIRNLTLPGDYQAEKDLILEGLKKALEKEEIS from the coding sequence TTGAGCGAACGATTAGAATCCAAAACGGAAACGGCTAGGTTAGTGGATAAAAAAAGAATCGCGATCTGCGGTGGCACACTTGGACGCGAAAATCGATATTACGTTCGGGGTCAGATTGTAGACGTAGGAATCACCGAGAAAATGAGAGATGATTCTCGTTGGGATTTGCTTAACGGTCTTTTTGAAGGCCAGGAATACGAAATTACTCCGTTTTTGGACTATGGGCTTGAGCCGGTTCGAAAACCGGTTCTAGTCGCCGAAATCTGGGACGAATCCGGAAATCTATTGCACCAATCTCCCGAAATTAAAGGTGATGATGGAGGATTTTTCTTTCACGAATTCACCAAACCGTTGAATCCCGGAAAGTATACGTTTCAGATTCATCTTAGAAAATTGGACTCTTATAGACAGTTCACAAAGGATATCGCCTACCTCAATCAAAAGGGTAAAAGTGAAATTTCCGGACAATCCTTAATTGGAAAAGGAAAATTGAGAATTCTTCCCGAGAACTTCAGCGGCTATGTAACTACTTCGGATATAGATCAAACCTATCTCGCTACGGACATTCATTCCAACAAAGGAAAGCTTTCCACGTTATTCGAAACACCACAACAAAAATTACCTCTTCCCGGAATGCCCGCACTTTACAGAGAAATTCGGATGGCTACGAACGATTCCCCTCTTTGTTTTATCTCCGCGAGCCCCCATTTTTTTAGAAGAACCTTGCTGACCACAATCCGAAATCATTCCATAGTTACAGAATCTTTACATCTTAAATATCTGGAAGGAACGATTAAAGGAATCCTCGAAAAATTCTGGGATTCCGTGACTCATCCCGCCAAATTTATCACAGATGGCATCTTGGGTTCCATGGAAAGAATTCGAAAATTTGCCGGAGCCTCTTTTCAGAGTCTTTTCGATCAGATGAGTTACAAACTTACGATCTTACTCAGGGATAGATTGTATCTTCCCACAAATGCCAAAGAAATTTTGATCGGAGACAACACAGAAAGCGATTATCTCATTTTTATCCTTTATCAGTACATTCTCTGCGGGAAAATGCAAGGAAAGGAACTAGAAGATTATTTGTATCACTTAAACTTTTTAGGAAGAGACGCGATCACGAGAGACGCCGCAAGATCGATTCGAGAATTAGGAGAAGAAAATCGCAAAATTCACGGAGACTTAAATTCCGTGTTCCTAGTTCTGATTAACAAAACGGCCCACGGACCTGACGAAGAGGAAATGCACTGGAATGTACAAAGCGCGCTTCCGGCCGGAATCGATCCTTTCAAACAAAAAGAAATTCATCCGTATGTTCTGACAGAAGGTGCGCCCGGTTTTGCGGTAGTACTTCAAGATAATGGAATATTAGATACTTCTGCCGTATTTAGAATCGTAGCAGAAATGACGGGAGAATGGATGGAAGGTAGGGTAATCGATCCACCGACTTTGATGGAATGGATTCGAAATCTAACTCTTCCGGGAGACTATCAGGCTGAAAAGGATCTCATTTTAGAAGGACTCAAAAAAGCTCTGGAAAAAGAAGAAATTTCCTAA
- a CDS encoding Smr/MutS family protein codes for MKKKSVKSGYSGAKTIYIRKLRFEEAQKKLEKEIQEAFLAGETFIEVVHGIGEGILKKLTLETIRTHDFLKEVDYSQFGISNPGSTLVEVLGPDKDTLKRYLR; via the coding sequence ATGAAAAAAAAATCCGTCAAATCTGGGTATTCAGGAGCAAAAACGATCTATATCCGAAAGCTCAGATTTGAAGAGGCGCAAAAAAAACTCGAAAAAGAAATTCAAGAAGCTTTTTTGGCCGGAGAAACTTTTATCGAAGTCGTTCACGGAATCGGAGAAGGAATTCTCAAAAAATTGACCCTGGAAACGATTCGGACTCACGATTTTTTAAAGGAAGTCGACTATTCCCAGTTTGGAATTTCCAATCCCGGTTCTACGTTGGTCGAAGTATTAGGTCCTGATAAGGACACTCTCAAAAGGTATCTCAGATGA
- the cimA gene encoding (R)-citramalate synthase CimA — MTKTEARLEILDVTLRDGEQTRGVSFSTSEKLNIAKFLLQKLNVDRVEIASARVSRGEFETVQKIIEWAETEQLTERIEILGFVDGNKTVDWIKDSGAKVLNLLTKGSLHHLEKQLNKTPKEFFADVSIVIEYAIKNGLKINVYLEDWSNGFRNSPDYVEALVEHLSKERIERIFLPDTLGVLSPEETFQGVDSLVQKHPNLHFEFHGHNDYDLSVANSLQAIRAGVKGLHASMNGLGERAGNTPLEALVTAIHDKSQAKTNVNELAITEASRLVEVFSGKRISANRPIVGEDVFTQTAGVHADGDRKGNLYANPILPERFGRKRSYALGKLAGKASISENVKQLGMVLSDVVLQKVLERVIELGDQNKLVTPEDLPFIIADVSGRTGEKVLTIKSCNIHSGIGVRPHAQIELEYQGKVHKEISEGDGGYDAFMNALTKITNRLGISIPKLIDYEVRIPPGGKTDALVETMITWNKSLDLEEDQTFKTMGVHPDQTIAAVHATEKMLNQILQPWQT; from the coding sequence ATGACAAAAACAGAGGCTCGATTGGAAATTTTAGACGTAACTCTGAGAGATGGAGAACAAACCAGAGGTGTTAGTTTTTCGACTTCCGAAAAATTGAATATTGCCAAATTCTTATTGCAAAAACTCAATGTGGATCGGGTGGAAATTGCCTCTGCAAGAGTTTCCAGAGGAGAATTTGAAACGGTCCAAAAAATCATAGAATGGGCTGAAACAGAACAACTCACGGAAAGAATCGAAATTCTAGGATTTGTGGACGGAAACAAAACCGTAGATTGGATCAAAGATAGCGGTGCAAAGGTTTTGAATCTTCTTACAAAAGGTTCTCTGCACCATCTCGAAAAACAGTTAAACAAAACTCCAAAAGAATTTTTTGCCGACGTTTCCATTGTCATAGAATATGCAATCAAAAATGGCCTTAAGATAAATGTATACCTCGAAGATTGGTCCAACGGATTTAGAAACAGTCCCGACTATGTCGAAGCGCTTGTGGAACATCTAAGTAAAGAACGGATCGAAAGAATTTTTCTTCCCGATACGTTAGGTGTACTTTCACCTGAAGAAACGTTTCAAGGGGTGGACAGTCTGGTTCAAAAGCATCCAAATCTTCATTTCGAATTCCACGGACACAACGATTACGACCTTTCCGTGGCAAACAGCCTTCAGGCGATCCGGGCGGGAGTCAAGGGGCTCCACGCATCCATGAACGGACTCGGAGAAAGAGCAGGCAATACTCCACTTGAGGCGCTTGTCACTGCAATCCATGATAAGTCTCAGGCTAAGACGAACGTGAATGAATTGGCCATTACGGAAGCAAGTCGTCTTGTGGAAGTATTCAGCGGAAAAAGAATCTCCGCAAACAGACCAATCGTCGGAGAAGACGTATTCACTCAAACCGCGGGAGTACACGCAGACGGAGATAGAAAAGGAAACCTGTACGCAAATCCGATTCTTCCTGAGCGATTCGGTAGAAAAAGAAGTTACGCGTTAGGCAAGCTTGCTGGCAAAGCGAGCATCTCCGAAAACGTAAAACAACTTGGAATGGTGTTAAGCGACGTTGTTCTTCAGAAGGTTCTCGAAAGGGTGATTGAACTCGGAGATCAGAACAAACTTGTTACTCCGGAGGATCTTCCGTTTATTATTGCCGACGTTTCCGGAAGGACCGGTGAAAAAGTTCTTACGATCAAATCTTGTAATATTCATTCCGGGATCGGGGTTCGGCCTCACGCTCAGATCGAATTGGAATATCAAGGAAAAGTTCATAAGGAAATTTCCGAAGGAGACGGAGGTTACGACGCGTTTATGAACGCGCTTACAAAAATTACGAATCGCCTCGGAATCAGTATTCCTAAGTTGATAGATTACGAAGTTCGAATTCCCCCTGGAGGAAAAACAGATGCTCTCGTAGAAACTATGATCACTTGGAACAAATCTTTGGATTTAGAAGAAGATCAAACTTTCAAAACAATGGGGGTTCATCCCGATCAAACGATTGCGGCCGTTCACGCGACTGAAAAAATGCTCAATCAGATCCTGCAACCATGGCAAACTTAA